From Pseudovibrio sp. Tun.PSC04-5.I4, a single genomic window includes:
- a CDS encoding helix-turn-helix transcriptional regulator — translation MLNPKYIRDEAGLTQLEMSKAIGCSQAHISRIEKSGFEELSGLFRRSYELFVLERMVGAIVDGRQGPPCRQP, via the coding sequence ATGCTAAATCCTAAATATATTCGTGATGAAGCAGGTCTAACTCAGCTTGAAATGTCCAAAGCAATAGGGTGCTCTCAGGCTCATATCTCTCGTATTGAGAAGTCGGGATTTGAAGAGCTCTCTGGTCTATTCCGTCGTTCATATGAACTATTCGTATTGGAGCGGATGGTAGGTGCCATTGTTGATGGAAGACAAGGGCCTCCCTGCCGTCAACCCTAG
- a CDS encoding site-specific DNA-methyltransferase — MTSPKTIHIGDLPCEIRLGDVLDRLREMPDDSVDCVVTSPPYWGLRDYGVEGQLGLEPTLKEHIDKMVEVFAEVRRVLKPEGTCWINYGDCYATTPAGHKADADGRIRTGKDDRTFTQKPFSTIQGSLKPKDLCMVPNRLAIALQDAGWWVRGEIIWAKPNPMPESIRDRPASAHEKIWLVTKSARYFYDASVVRQRRVGSEDANGFRGGSYTGGTAGKRKNLGNKRVSDKLRGHRQQHAGFNNRWDHMTKEEQQANGRNLRNFEPAPLEVWNVATRPFPGAHFATFPPELAQRCIKAGCPRGGVVLDPFGGAGTTGLVALRLGRQAILIELNPDYAAIAQERIAQDWMGPEELKSQQAATDLDAGPLFSRTEPTEVCNA, encoded by the coding sequence ATGACCTCTCCTAAAACCATCCATATTGGTGATTTGCCCTGTGAAATCCGGTTGGGTGATGTGCTCGACCGGTTGCGCGAGATGCCTGATGACAGCGTCGATTGCGTTGTTACCTCACCACCATACTGGGGCCTGAGGGATTACGGCGTTGAAGGGCAGTTGGGACTTGAGCCAACGCTCAAAGAGCATATCGACAAGATGGTTGAGGTGTTTGCTGAAGTTCGGCGGGTGTTGAAGCCAGAAGGTACCTGCTGGATCAATTACGGCGACTGCTACGCAACAACGCCTGCAGGGCATAAAGCAGATGCTGATGGGCGGATCCGAACCGGAAAAGATGACCGAACCTTCACGCAAAAACCTTTCTCGACAATTCAAGGCAGCTTGAAGCCGAAAGACCTCTGCATGGTGCCCAACCGACTGGCAATTGCGCTGCAAGATGCGGGCTGGTGGGTGCGCGGTGAGATCATTTGGGCAAAGCCTAATCCAATGCCTGAAAGCATTCGTGACAGGCCTGCAAGTGCTCATGAGAAAATCTGGCTTGTTACCAAATCGGCTCGCTATTTCTACGATGCTTCTGTGGTCCGGCAGAGGCGCGTTGGTAGCGAAGATGCGAATGGTTTTCGAGGTGGTTCCTACACGGGTGGCACTGCTGGAAAACGCAAGAACCTAGGAAACAAGCGTGTATCAGACAAGCTGCGCGGGCACCGCCAGCAACATGCCGGTTTTAACAACCGCTGGGACCATATGACCAAGGAAGAGCAGCAAGCGAACGGGCGAAATCTTCGTAACTTTGAACCTGCTCCACTTGAAGTTTGGAATGTGGCAACGCGGCCATTTCCCGGGGCTCATTTTGCAACCTTCCCGCCAGAGTTGGCGCAGCGGTGTATTAAGGCGGGTTGCCCAAGAGGCGGCGTTGTCCTCGATCCGTTTGGCGGGGCTGGCACAACTGGCCTTGTCGCGCTGCGTCTTGGCAGACAGGCGATCCTGATTGAACTCAATCCAGACTACGCAGCGATAGCGCAGGAGCGCATCGCGCAAGATTGGATGGGGCCTGAAGAACTGAAATCACAACAAGCAGCGACTGATTTGGATGCTGGTCCGCTGTTCTCCCGAACTGAGCCAACGGAGGTTTGTAATGCATGA
- a CDS encoding helix-turn-helix domain-containing protein, which produces MHEIQTLTEWRREFSRCHLPSSTNLVLHAISLFAAGVGEVCSPSVRDLAEHTSLSTPIVTKHLRNAERCGWLGIRKYGPLGEKLKRNEYMPKLPEMEVEGWT; this is translated from the coding sequence ATGCATGAAATTCAAACTCTCACAGAATGGCGGCGTGAGTTTTCGCGGTGCCATCTGCCTTCCAGCACCAATTTGGTGTTGCACGCAATCAGCCTGTTTGCGGCGGGCGTTGGCGAAGTTTGCTCGCCTTCGGTTCGTGATCTTGCCGAGCACACCAGCCTGAGCACGCCGATTGTGACCAAGCATCTAAGAAATGCCGAGCGCTGCGGGTGGTTGGGAATTCGCAAGTATGGCCCATTGGGAGAGAAGCTGAAGCGAAACGAGTACATGCCCAAGCTTCCAGAGATGGAAGTGGAGGGCTGGACATGA
- a CDS encoding helix-turn-helix domain-containing protein → MSEVRKAWSWRQAFCKSDLQGPTRAVLQAMSMFMNAVGESCYPSIEDLVEYSGYSKNAVLKHIDIAKEAGWIEVSQHGFRGQRWKRQEYVARWPERDLDAPSTSERMVKNAEFEKKGGAPPAPAPSKKVVHEVDEGGARGGPKAVHEVDQDKNSPFNNPIPVQGRECARELGNDKNDNSGTVTHETWVRRLKRAHARWPTFVSDSSDTAEKAWFGLSGGDREKAGELVGAYVKHAKSEGRKKFCAFAVYLSEKRWEKLPEVAGSSGGSVEVAKPYGKLWGVYRFADLLQPAYGKFSKPTPFIEGILRGGGEDARLEKLRRLALYGWPRVVDMHNQASRRGSGITVKGKLAPLADEFAAVRVGSDVWQAWKRLHEERGWPWFGPDRDLPDWAYMPKPLAGEFPSPLEAVSAALASFEAAHARLTGERTTKQEAAE, encoded by the coding sequence ATGAGCGAAGTCCGAAAGGCCTGGAGCTGGCGTCAGGCCTTCTGCAAGTCTGATCTTCAGGGGCCGACAAGAGCTGTATTGCAAGCCATGAGCATGTTCATGAATGCGGTTGGCGAGAGTTGTTACCCGTCCATAGAGGACTTGGTGGAGTACAGCGGCTACAGCAAGAACGCAGTTTTGAAGCATATCGACATAGCAAAAGAGGCTGGTTGGATTGAGGTCTCGCAGCATGGCTTTCGAGGGCAAAGATGGAAGCGCCAAGAGTATGTCGCGCGGTGGCCAGAGCGTGATTTAGACGCTCCCAGCACATCTGAGCGTATGGTCAAAAATGCTGAGTTTGAGAAAAAAGGCGGTGCACCTCCTGCACCAGCTCCCTCAAAAAAGGTGGTGCACGAGGTGGATGAAGGTGGTGCACGTGGTGGACCTAAGGCGGTGCACGAGGTGGACCAAGATAAGAACAGTCCATTTAACAATCCAATACCAGTCCAAGGGAGAGAGTGCGCGCGTGAACTTGGAAATGATAAAAATGACAATAGCGGCACTGTCACTCACGAAACGTGGGTTCGAAGGCTGAAAAGAGCTCATGCGAGGTGGCCAACATTTGTGAGCGACAGCTCGGATACAGCTGAGAAAGCTTGGTTTGGATTAAGCGGTGGTGATCGGGAAAAGGCTGGGGAACTGGTTGGTGCCTATGTCAAACACGCCAAATCCGAGGGGCGCAAGAAGTTCTGCGCATTTGCGGTTTATCTCTCAGAAAAGCGCTGGGAGAAGCTTCCAGAAGTGGCTGGGAGTAGCGGCGGTTCTGTTGAGGTTGCTAAGCCTTACGGCAAGCTTTGGGGTGTTTATCGGTTTGCTGATCTGTTGCAACCAGCCTATGGGAAATTCTCCAAACCAACTCCGTTCATTGAGGGAATTCTGCGTGGCGGCGGCGAAGATGCGCGGCTGGAAAAGCTCCGGCGGTTGGCGCTCTATGGCTGGCCTCGGGTGGTGGACATGCACAATCAGGCCTCCCGCCGAGGTAGCGGCATTACCGTGAAGGGCAAACTGGCACCACTTGCTGATGAGTTTGCAGCGGTGCGGGTTGGCAGTGATGTTTGGCAAGCCTGGAAGCGGCTTCACGAAGAACGCGGCTGGCCTTGGTTTGGGCCTGATCGCGATCTGCCTGATTGGGCGTACATGCCCAAGCCGCTTGCCGGGGAATTCCCATCACCGCTTGAGGCTGTGAGCGCGGCATTGGCGAGCTTTGAGGCTGCACATGCTCGGCTTACGGGTGAGAGAACGACGAAACAGGAGGCGGCTGAATGA
- a CDS encoding transcription termination/antitermination NusG family protein: MKMTAPNAGNKALEQDYMLLRALMTKSSLEWIVVQTNPNCEDRAHASITATGAIAYLPKIPAIRKVKRSGKVIDVSGPMFPRYLFVGLDRNERGSCDQVRSCDGVEKILACSQKQAPHRVPLAEMLRILETACEAQVGKKPTTGQLFSVGSDILLVAGVGATLKGVVSELRAGGQTLKVELKAFGRTTTAIVPADKVELR; encoded by the coding sequence ATGAAGATGACTGCGCCCAATGCCGGGAATAAAGCTCTCGAGCAGGACTACATGCTGCTACGAGCCCTGATGACTAAATCATCGCTTGAATGGATTGTGGTGCAAACCAATCCAAACTGTGAGGATCGAGCACACGCAAGCATCACTGCCACGGGTGCGATTGCCTACTTGCCGAAGATACCTGCGATACGAAAAGTGAAGCGATCTGGCAAAGTTATTGACGTCAGTGGCCCAATGTTTCCGCGCTATCTGTTTGTTGGTTTAGACCGTAATGAGAGGGGGAGCTGTGATCAGGTGCGGTCCTGCGACGGTGTGGAAAAGATATTGGCATGCTCCCAGAAGCAGGCTCCGCACCGTGTACCTCTGGCTGAGATGCTTCGTATTCTGGAAACCGCCTGTGAAGCTCAGGTCGGTAAAAAGCCCACGACCGGTCAGCTCTTCAGCGTGGGAAGTGATATCCTGCTTGTGGCTGGAGTTGGGGCTACACTCAAGGGTGTGGTGAGCGAGCTTAGAGCGGGAGGACAAACGCTGAAGGTAGAGCTGAAAGCGTTTGGCCGAACCACAACGGCAATTGTGCCAGCTGATAAAGTGGAACTTCGTTAA
- a CDS encoding DUF6880 family protein translates to MASKKTLNAKNLEALGAERLAQLLIEVSTGNAEAKRQLRLELAGALSPADAAKEVRKRLSTIQRSDTFVNWENRHKLVKDLQTQCNAITNIVGKYDPETALELLWRFVELADSIFARCDDSSGTVTGIFHDAVEELIAMAIKAKVPTAALADNTFSALCDNGYGQYDPLLRGLAPVLGTTGLEHIKARMIELKESLMAPSEESDRVVVPFNSSSDRDYKTYGINLTVKSTLTEIADLLGDLDGFTAQFTEEQKKVPQMAARIAQRFLVANDPEKALEFLDGADIESARQVTWINQLEEWTDTRICALQTLGRREEAQGMRWQYFEDTLSSPHLRDYLDNLPEFEDVDAELKAIDYAFTVENVHAALAFLVSWKAMDKAKELVLRRYEDLDGDIYQILTPCAEKLSAKSPLAASLILRKMIDFSLEYGRSSRYKHCANHFMECNGLATVISDFQGHETHEAFASRLKQQHGRKTSFWNRVS, encoded by the coding sequence ATGGCTTCCAAAAAAACACTTAATGCAAAAAATCTGGAAGCGCTTGGAGCCGAACGTCTGGCCCAGCTTTTGATTGAAGTAAGCACTGGAAATGCAGAGGCAAAACGACAATTGCGGCTGGAGCTTGCGGGCGCGTTAAGCCCGGCTGATGCAGCAAAGGAAGTGCGCAAGCGGCTTTCGACGATACAGCGTTCCGACACTTTCGTGAACTGGGAAAACCGACACAAGCTTGTTAAAGACTTGCAAACGCAGTGCAATGCAATCACCAATATCGTTGGAAAGTATGACCCGGAAACCGCGTTGGAATTGCTCTGGCGTTTTGTCGAGCTTGCTGACAGCATATTCGCGCGTTGCGATGATTCAAGCGGGACAGTGACTGGCATTTTCCATGATGCAGTGGAAGAACTGATTGCGATGGCGATAAAGGCCAAAGTTCCAACCGCCGCCCTTGCTGACAATACTTTCAGTGCCCTGTGTGACAATGGCTATGGACAATATGATCCGCTTTTGCGCGGCCTTGCTCCTGTTCTTGGAACAACTGGCCTGGAGCACATCAAGGCCCGAATGATTGAACTCAAGGAGTCACTTATGGCTCCTTCTGAAGAAAGCGACAGAGTGGTTGTGCCATTTAACTCCAGCTCTGATCGTGACTACAAAACCTATGGTATTAATCTTACCGTAAAGTCCACTTTAACCGAAATTGCTGACCTGCTCGGCGACCTTGACGGCTTCACCGCGCAGTTTACTGAGGAACAAAAGAAAGTTCCACAGATGGCAGCACGGATCGCTCAGCGCTTTCTTGTAGCAAATGACCCTGAAAAAGCGCTCGAGTTCCTGGATGGAGCCGATATTGAATCTGCACGTCAGGTCACCTGGATCAATCAGTTGGAGGAGTGGACTGATACTCGCATTTGCGCATTGCAAACGCTCGGTCGGCGGGAAGAGGCTCAGGGAATGCGGTGGCAATATTTTGAGGATACACTCTCATCACCCCATTTGCGTGATTATCTCGATAATCTACCGGAGTTTGAGGATGTTGATGCTGAACTTAAAGCAATTGACTATGCCTTCACCGTTGAGAATGTACACGCGGCTCTTGCATTTCTCGTCAGCTGGAAGGCCATGGACAAAGCTAAGGAATTGGTGCTTAGACGCTATGAAGACCTTGATGGTGACATCTATCAGATCCTTACACCTTGCGCGGAAAAACTCTCTGCCAAAAGTCCTCTTGCAGCAAGTTTGATACTTCGCAAGATGATTGATTTCAGCCTCGAATATGGGCGCAGCTCACGTTACAAGCATTGCGCCAACCACTTCATGGAATGCAATGGCTTGGCAACAGTGATCAGCGATTTTCAAGGGCACGAAACGCACGAAGCTTTTGCATCCAGACTGAAGCAACAACACGGACGGAAAACATCGTTCTGGAACCGTGTGAGTTAA
- a CDS encoding type I restriction-modification system subunit M: MSAARVSQDQINKAAWGACDTFRGVVDPSIYKDYVLTMLFLKYISDVWQDHYDGFVAQFGDEPELITEMMKNEAFVLPQGAGFYSLYEKRHTPGNGERIDVALAAIEEANGTKLRDVFQDISFNSTKLGDEEQKNDILRHVLEDFAKDDMNLRPSRVDKLDVIGGAYEYLISRFAATAGKKAGEFYTPAEVSQLMAVLVDPQEGDAICDPTCGSGSLLMKCGRQITQKTGKKAYALYGQEAIGSTWALAKMNMFLHGETNHQLEWGDTIRNPKLRNKDDTLRTFDVVVANPPFSLDKWGIEQAERDPFKRFSRGLPPKTKGDYAFISHMVETLKEGTGRMAVVVPHGVLFRGSSEGKIRTKLIEENLLDAVIGLPEKLFFGTGIPAAILVFKQGKADNSVLFIDASREYDAGTNQNQLNDSHIEKIVATYKARQAADKYASIAMQDEVKENDFNLNIPRYVDTFEEEEEIDLMAVRAEREELKAEMSELEAKMDAYLKELGYGS, encoded by the coding sequence ATGTCCGCTGCGCGTGTATCGCAAGATCAGATCAACAAGGCCGCTTGGGGCGCTTGTGACACCTTTCGGGGTGTTGTTGATCCCTCCATTTACAAGGATTATGTCCTGACCATGTTGTTCCTCAAGTACATCTCTGATGTGTGGCAGGATCATTATGATGGCTTTGTTGCGCAGTTTGGCGATGAGCCGGAGCTGATCACCGAGATGATGAAAAACGAGGCTTTCGTGCTCCCACAAGGCGCTGGCTTCTATTCCCTTTATGAGAAGCGCCATACGCCGGGTAATGGCGAACGCATTGATGTGGCCCTTGCCGCCATTGAAGAGGCCAACGGCACCAAACTGCGGGATGTGTTTCAGGATATCTCCTTCAACTCCACCAAGCTGGGGGATGAAGAGCAGAAAAACGACATCCTGCGCCATGTGCTGGAAGATTTTGCCAAGGACGACATGAACCTGCGCCCAAGCCGCGTCGATAAGCTGGATGTGATTGGCGGCGCTTACGAATACCTCATCTCTCGGTTTGCTGCCACGGCGGGGAAGAAGGCCGGTGAGTTCTACACCCCTGCCGAGGTCTCTCAGTTGATGGCTGTGCTGGTGGACCCACAGGAAGGCGATGCCATTTGTGATCCCACCTGTGGCTCTGGCTCCTTGCTGATGAAGTGCGGTCGCCAGATCACGCAGAAGACCGGCAAAAAGGCCTACGCGCTGTATGGTCAGGAGGCTATCGGCTCCACCTGGGCGCTTGCCAAGATGAATATGTTTTTGCATGGCGAGACCAACCACCAGCTTGAGTGGGGCGATACCATCCGCAACCCCAAACTGCGCAACAAAGACGATACCCTGCGCACTTTTGACGTGGTGGTCGCCAATCCGCCGTTCTCGCTTGATAAGTGGGGCATTGAACAGGCCGAGCGTGACCCGTTTAAACGCTTTAGCCGTGGTCTGCCCCCAAAAACCAAGGGCGATTATGCATTCATCTCCCATATGGTGGAGACCCTGAAGGAGGGCACAGGCCGCATGGCAGTGGTTGTGCCGCACGGGGTGCTGTTCCGTGGGTCCTCTGAGGGTAAAATCCGAACAAAACTCATTGAAGAAAACCTGCTGGACGCTGTTATCGGTCTGCCGGAAAAACTGTTCTTCGGCACTGGCATTCCCGCAGCTATTTTAGTCTTCAAACAGGGCAAGGCGGATAACTCTGTACTGTTTATTGATGCCAGCCGTGAATACGATGCTGGCACCAACCAGAACCAGCTCAATGACAGCCACATTGAGAAGATCGTCGCCACCTACAAGGCACGGCAAGCAGCAGACAAATACGCCTCTATTGCCATGCAAGACGAGGTCAAGGAGAACGATTTCAACCTCAACATTCCGCGCTATGTGGACACTTTTGAGGAAGAAGAAGAGATCGACCTCATGGCAGTGCGAGCCGAGCGCGAAGAGCTGAAAGCTGAGATGTCCGAGTTGGAAGCCAAGATGGACGCCTACCTGAAGGAGCTGGGTTATGGTTCCTGA
- a CDS encoding restriction endonuclease subunit S — protein sequence MVPEGWVKKSLEDVAEIRTGVAKGKKSLKDPVSLPYLRVANVQDGYLDLSEMKTIEVNGKDIERYSLKDGDVVLTEGGDFDKLGRGTIWRDEVPGCLHQNHVFAVRVDRAQLLPEFFAMQSGGFYGKKYFLSCAKRSTNLASINSTQLKQFPAIIPPLPEQKKIAEILGTWDRAIETASMQLKNASAQKRALMQHLLTGTHRLKGFEGSEWKTVRIGDIASEYSKRNKDDAELTVISCTKTIGFVNSLDYFKKKVFSDDLTGYKIIKRGQIGYPSNHIEEGSIGLQNLYNEAIVSPIYTVFETGDTVSPLYLFRLLKTDRYRQIFAAATNASVDRRGSLRWSAFSSISVSLPSLEEQRAINDVLCCTESEVKKANEHLSHLRTEKRALMQQLLTGKTRVKVEAEA from the coding sequence ATGGTTCCTGAGGGGTGGGTCAAAAAGAGTCTTGAGGACGTTGCTGAAATTCGCACTGGTGTAGCGAAAGGTAAGAAAAGCCTTAAAGATCCCGTAAGTCTTCCGTACCTTCGAGTTGCGAATGTCCAAGACGGATATCTTGATCTTTCAGAAATGAAGACTATTGAGGTCAACGGGAAAGATATTGAACGGTATAGTCTCAAAGATGGGGATGTAGTACTCACCGAAGGTGGAGATTTCGATAAACTTGGACGAGGAACTATATGGCGAGATGAAGTCCCCGGCTGTTTGCACCAGAACCACGTTTTTGCCGTCCGAGTGGACAGGGCACAGTTACTTCCTGAGTTTTTTGCCATGCAAAGTGGTGGGTTCTACGGCAAGAAGTATTTCTTGAGCTGCGCAAAGCGGAGTACCAACCTCGCCAGTATTAATTCCACACAACTCAAGCAGTTTCCGGCTATTATCCCCCCCCTCCCAGAGCAAAAGAAGATCGCGGAGATACTGGGGACGTGGGATCGGGCTATCGAGACTGCTTCAATGCAACTGAAGAACGCGAGTGCCCAAAAACGCGCCCTCATGCAACACCTCCTCACCGGCACCCACCGCCTCAAGGGCTTCGAGGGCAGCGAGTGGAAGACCGTGAGAATTGGTGACATTGCGTCGGAGTATTCCAAGCGCAATAAAGACGATGCAGAACTCACTGTGATTTCGTGCACCAAGACGATAGGTTTCGTAAATTCTTTGGACTACTTCAAGAAGAAGGTCTTCAGCGACGATCTCACAGGATACAAAATTATTAAGCGTGGGCAAATCGGATACCCCTCTAATCATATCGAGGAGGGGTCTATTGGCCTACAGAACTTATACAATGAAGCGATTGTCAGCCCCATCTATACGGTTTTTGAAACCGGTGACACTGTTTCTCCGCTCTATTTATTCAGGCTCCTGAAGACGGATAGGTACCGACAAATTTTCGCAGCCGCAACGAATGCGTCCGTGGATAGGAGAGGGAGTTTGCGATGGAGCGCCTTCTCTTCCATATCGGTAAGCCTTCCGTCACTTGAGGAACAACGTGCGATTAATGACGTCCTTTGCTGCACAGAATCTGAAGTGAAGAAGGCTAATGAGCACCTCTCTCACCTCCGCACCGAAAAACGCGCCCTCATGCAGCAGTTGCTGACGGGCAAGACGCGGGTGAAGGTGGAGGCTGAGGCATAG